The nucleotide sequence TCTCGTGCTGGTTCCGCGTGAGCGGCAGGTGCGGCTGAAACATCACCGCGAGGCCGGATATCATGTGCCGCATCGCTTCGGGAATTAAGCTGTGCGCGGCAACGATGCTGTCCGATCCGCCGTCCGGCCGGATCAGCGCCGCGGCCGTCACCGCGTACTCACTGGGGTACAGCGAGTACACCGCCTCATAAACCTTCCGCAACTCGGGACCGGCCTCTTCGACCGGCGTCGTTTTGATCCACGTCATCGTTCGCCCTCCGTACCATCGGCACCGGCCCAATTATCCGACAGCGCAGACCGCGCTCGCAACAATCAACGCCCCTCAAAAATCGCCTTTACGGTCACCGCGCCGGCGCAACACAACTACCGGGCACCCGCCCCGCGGCTACACTGACACGGTCATCACATCAGTCCCTACGAAGCGGGTTGAGCACATGGACAAGATCAGTGTGGCGGACGCGCGCAAGGCCGAAGCGGTCGGGCGACAGGTGCGGTTGCAGGGGTGGGTGCGCACGCGGCGCGACTCGAAGGGCGGGTTCAGCTTCATCGAATTGAACGACGGCTCGTGCCAGGGGAACGTGCAGGTCGTGGCGCCGGGCGAGCTCGCGAACTACGAAGCCGTGGTGAAGCACCTGCACACCGGCGCGAGCGTGAGCATTGATGGCGAAGTGAAGGCGTCGCCCGCGAAGGGGCAAGCCACGGAAGTGCTCGCGTCGCGTGTTGAACTGATCGGCGACGCGGACTCCGAAACGTACCAGCTCCAGAAGAAGGGCCACAGCTTCGAGTTCCTGCGCGGGATCGCGCACCTCCGGCCGCGGACCAACACCTTCGGCGCGGTCGCGCGGCTGCGGCACCAGGTCTCGATGTCGATCCACCAGTTCTTCCACGAGCACGGGTTTTATTACATCCACACGCCCGTCATCACCGCGAGCGACTGCGAGGGCGCCGGGGCGATGTTCCGCGTGTCCACCATCGACCCGGCCGAGCCGCCGAAGGTCGAAGGGAAAGTGGACTACACGAAGGACTTCTTCGGCAAGCCCGCGTACCTCACCGTGAGCGGGCAGTTGCAGGGTGAAGCGTTCGCGTGCGCGTTGGGGAAGATTTACACGTTCGGCCCGACGTTCCGCGCGGAGAACTCGAACACCCCGCGCCACCTCGCCGAGTTCTGGATGATCGAGCCGGAAATGGCCTTTTACGAACTCACCGACAACATGGACCTCGCCGAGGCGTTCCTGAAGCGCATCATCTCCGACGCGCTGAAGTTCTGCATGGAAGACCTGAAGTTCTTCGCGGAGAAGCTGGAGAACAACAAGGAGCTGTTCGCGAAGCTGGAGAACGTGCTGAACAACCCGTTCAAGCGCGTCTCGTACACGGAGGGCGTGGACATCCTGCTCAAGAGCGGGAAGAAGTGGGAGTACCCGGTGACCTGGGGCAGCGACCTCCAGAGCGAGCACGAGCGCTACCTGGCGGAACAGCACTTCAAGTGCCCGGTGATCCTCTACGACTACCCGCGGACGCTGAAACCCTTCTACATGAAGGTGAACGACGACCAGAAGACGGTCCGCGCGATGGACGTGCTCGTGCCGGGTGTGGGCGAGATCATCGGCGGCAGCCAGCGCGAAGAAAAGCTCGACGTGCTCGAATCGCGCATGAGGGAACAGGGGTTGGAGCCGGAAGGCTACGGCTGGTACCTCGACCTCCGGCGCTACGG is from Gemmata palustris and encodes:
- the asnS gene encoding asparagine--tRNA ligase, which codes for MDKISVADARKAEAVGRQVRLQGWVRTRRDSKGGFSFIELNDGSCQGNVQVVAPGELANYEAVVKHLHTGASVSIDGEVKASPAKGQATEVLASRVELIGDADSETYQLQKKGHSFEFLRGIAHLRPRTNTFGAVARLRHQVSMSIHQFFHEHGFYYIHTPVITASDCEGAGAMFRVSTIDPAEPPKVEGKVDYTKDFFGKPAYLTVSGQLQGEAFACALGKIYTFGPTFRAENSNTPRHLAEFWMIEPEMAFYELTDNMDLAEAFLKRIISDALKFCMEDLKFFAEKLENNKELFAKLENVLNNPFKRVSYTEGVDILLKSGKKWEYPVTWGSDLQSEHERYLAEQHFKCPVILYDYPRTLKPFYMKVNDDQKTVRAMDVLVPGVGEIIGGSQREEKLDVLESRMREQGLEPEGYGWYLDLRRYGTVPHSGFGLGLERTILFLSGMANIRDVIPFPRTPGNAEY